A single Acidobacteriaceae bacterium DNA region contains:
- a CDS encoding VTT domain-containing protein, with protein MKLAPQPIAVFLAASANHTMMHAFYHLGLAGLVLISTVDSSFVPLPIPGVTDILIILYAANHANLFLLVFLATIGSALGGFLSHWAGQVGGMAFLEKHVSPRYLKPIQHWVESHSILSVALPAILPPPMPLSPFVLVAGAVKMNRRKFMTAFTISRFARHVLAAWLGVHYGKAVLHLWNEFSARWAVTILVVFWSVTIIFTAIGIWKLVQTSRSMKLRPNAAPAQPTTP; from the coding sequence ATGAAGCTCGCGCCCCAGCCGATCGCCGTCTTCCTCGCCGCCTCGGCCAACCACACGATGATGCACGCCTTCTATCACCTCGGGCTTGCAGGCCTCGTGCTCATCTCCACCGTCGACAGCTCCTTCGTTCCGCTGCCCATCCCCGGCGTCACCGACATCCTGATCATCCTCTACGCCGCCAACCACGCCAATCTCTTCCTGCTGGTCTTTCTCGCGACGATTGGCTCCGCGCTGGGCGGTTTTCTGTCGCACTGGGCCGGTCAGGTTGGAGGCATGGCCTTCCTTGAAAAACATGTCTCCCCGCGCTACCTCAAACCCATCCAGCACTGGGTAGAGTCGCACTCGATCCTCTCCGTCGCTCTGCCCGCCATCCTTCCGCCGCCGATGCCGCTCTCGCCCTTTGTGCTCGTAGCCGGCGCCGTCAAGATGAACCGCAGGAAGTTCATGACTGCGTTCACCATCAGCCGCTTCGCACGCCACGTCCTCGCCGCCTGGCTCGGCGTGCATTACGGCAAAGCCGTGCTCCATCTCTGGAATGAGTTCTCCGCCCGGTGGGCCGTCACCATCCTTGTCGTCTTCTGGTCGGTCACGATCATCTTCACCGCGATCGGCATCTGGAAGCTCGTCCAGACCTCGCGGAGCATGAAGCTCCGCCCCAACGCCGCCCCTGCTCAGCCCACCACGCCGTAG
- a CDS encoding menaquinone biosynthesis protein, protein MPLRVSAISFLNPAPLLFNFQHPPTAALLRPCYELHYTSPAHCARELHIGAADLGLIPIAELTPELAIVPGCTIASLQEVRSILLLVKNPGNLSVEEALANVTTIATDNASRSSTAYAHILFEHFHNTRPTFSEHRADAVGMLATADAALLIGDPALLAREQRDQIQAHIDATFGPTPLLWLDLAALWRHHTGLPWVAAVWAVRPVALQLAGVSAQQLTQDLTASRDAGLANIDTLVREWTPRIQVPPDIIRTYLTRNIHYTLDPDCLLAIEHFRGLATQLGCLPSLPVLNLLT, encoded by the coding sequence GTGCCCCTTCGCGTCTCTGCCATCTCATTTCTCAACCCGGCGCCCCTCCTCTTCAACTTCCAGCACCCACCCACCGCGGCCTTGCTGCGCCCCTGCTACGAGCTGCATTACACCTCCCCGGCCCATTGCGCGCGCGAGCTCCACATAGGCGCCGCCGACCTCGGCCTCATTCCTATAGCGGAGCTCACTCCCGAGTTGGCCATCGTTCCCGGCTGCACCATCGCCAGCCTCCAGGAGGTCCGCAGCATCCTGCTGCTGGTCAAAAATCCCGGCAACCTATCCGTCGAGGAAGCGCTCGCCAACGTCACCACAATCGCCACCGACAACGCCTCGCGCAGCTCCACCGCCTACGCGCACATCCTCTTCGAGCACTTCCACAACACCCGCCCCACCTTTTCCGAGCACCGCGCCGATGCCGTAGGCATGCTCGCCACCGCCGACGCTGCGCTCCTCATCGGCGACCCCGCGCTCCTCGCCCGCGAGCAGCGCGACCAGATCCAGGCGCACATCGACGCCACCTTCGGCCCCACCCCGCTCCTCTGGCTCGACCTCGCTGCCCTCTGGCGTCACCACACTGGCCTTCCCTGGGTCGCCGCCGTTTGGGCCGTCCGTCCGGTCGCACTCCAGCTCGCCGGCGTCTCCGCCCAGCAGCTCACTCAGGACCTCACGGCCAGCCGCGACGCCGGCCTCGCCAACATTGACACCCTCGTCCGCGAATGGACGCCGCGCATCCAGGTCCCACCGGACATCATCCGGACCTATCTCACGCGCAACATCCACTACACGCTCGACCCGGATTGTCTCCTCGCCATCGAGCACTTCCGCGGTCTCGCCACCCAGCTCGGCTGCCTGCCATCGCTCCCGGTGCTGAACCTCCTCACCTAA
- the dprA gene encoding DNA-processing protein DprA, with translation MPAAAAQFVFDGRARKAAAEEISRLADAGAAFLTMDDADYPGRLMEIFDPPPVLWVRGDASILNRAGIAVVGTRNPTPYGSGMAEMLSRDLAKRGVVIQSGMARGVDTCAHKGAIEAGGKTVAVWGTGIDVIYPKENKKLAEHIVASGGAVVSEFPLGTFPAPQNFPIRNRTLSGMSVGVLVVEAAEYSGTRITARCALEQGRDIYAVPGNATNKNAWGPNTLIKQGAKLTATWEDIWEDLRSQDRIALEEGLESGAGGTASLFSDGSSGAGQPMSEHERLVFSELRADEAVQLDELIERLEPKMVSGEIFTALFELELAGRVKQMPGKNYVRCF, from the coding sequence ATGCCCGCGGCTGCGGCGCAGTTCGTCTTCGATGGCCGGGCGCGAAAGGCGGCCGCCGAGGAGATCAGCCGGTTGGCAGACGCGGGCGCGGCATTCCTGACGATGGATGACGCGGACTATCCGGGCAGGTTAATGGAGATCTTCGATCCGCCGCCGGTGCTGTGGGTGCGGGGCGATGCGTCGATTTTGAACCGCGCAGGCATTGCGGTGGTGGGCACGCGGAATCCGACGCCGTATGGCTCGGGCATGGCGGAGATGCTGAGCCGGGACCTGGCCAAGCGTGGAGTGGTGATCCAGAGCGGGATGGCGCGAGGCGTGGACACCTGCGCGCACAAGGGCGCGATTGAGGCCGGAGGCAAGACGGTCGCGGTATGGGGGACGGGAATCGACGTCATCTATCCTAAAGAAAATAAAAAACTTGCAGAGCATATCGTGGCCAGCGGCGGGGCCGTTGTGAGCGAGTTCCCGCTGGGGACCTTCCCGGCTCCGCAGAACTTTCCGATCCGCAACCGCACGCTGAGCGGCATGAGCGTTGGGGTTCTGGTGGTGGAGGCTGCGGAATACTCGGGGACGCGGATTACGGCGCGATGCGCATTGGAGCAGGGGCGGGACATCTACGCGGTGCCGGGGAATGCGACTAACAAGAATGCGTGGGGACCGAATACGCTGATCAAGCAGGGGGCGAAGCTAACTGCAACATGGGAGGACATTTGGGAGGATCTGCGCTCCCAGGACCGGATTGCTTTGGAGGAGGGGCTTGAATCCGGAGCGGGGGGAACCGCATCCTTATTTAGCGACGGCTCAAGCGGAGCAGGGCAGCCGATGAGCGAGCATGAGCGTCTTGTTTTCAGCGAGTTACGAGCAGATGAGGCGGTTCAGCTGGATGAGTTGATTGAACGGCTGGAGCCTAAGATGGTCTCGGGTGAGATCTTTACGGCGCTGTTCGAGTTAGAGCTCGCGGGGAGGGTAAAACAGATGCCCGGCAAAAATTACGTGCGCTGTTTTTAG